A portion of the Candidatus Hydrogenedentota bacterium genome contains these proteins:
- a CDS encoding lysoplasmalogenase, which yields MTLACILIVIAGVAVLLVSDSLGWGRTPGGVAKMIASTAFLVLAWHGGALKSPYGCGLLAGLFLSWWGDLFLIFREPRVFLAGLVSFLLGHVAYVTAFLLYGIAPLWSLAAAGALVAVAIPVVLWLAPKLGDMRAPVYAYIVVISLMVACAAGAVGRGGTPWMLAGATLFYVSDLTVARDRFVKNDAWNRWVGLPLYYGGQVILAFTAGLVPPQW from the coding sequence GTGACGCTGGCATGCATTCTCATTGTTATCGCGGGTGTAGCGGTCCTGTTGGTTTCGGACAGCCTGGGTTGGGGCAGAACGCCGGGCGGCGTGGCCAAGATGATCGCGTCGACGGCGTTTCTCGTGCTGGCGTGGCACGGCGGCGCGCTGAAGTCGCCCTACGGCTGCGGCCTGCTCGCCGGGCTGTTTCTGTCGTGGTGGGGCGACCTGTTTCTGATTTTTCGAGAACCGCGCGTGTTCCTCGCAGGGCTGGTCAGCTTCCTGCTGGGCCACGTTGCGTATGTCACGGCGTTTCTATTGTACGGCATTGCGCCGCTCTGGTCGCTGGCAGCCGCGGGCGCGCTCGTGGCCGTGGCTATCCCGGTCGTGCTGTGGCTCGCGCCGAAACTCGGCGACATGCGCGCCCCCGTCTACGCCTACATCGTGGTCATCAGCCTGATGGTCGCCTGCGCGGCGGGCGCCGTGGGGCGCGGCGGCACGCCGTGGATGTTGGCGGGCGCGACCCTGTTCTACGTGTCCGACCTCACCGTCGCCCGCGACCGCTTCGTCAAGAACGACGCTTGGAACCGGTGGGTCGGCCTTCCTCTCTACTACGGGGGTCAGGTTATCCTCGCCTTCACGGCGGGCCTCGTCCCGCCGCAGTGGTAG
- a CDS encoding M20/M25/M40 family metallo-hydrolase: METGQQSAVQPLVPPGPISHGVRGAVRGALLFFAAGLGVLSWWLAQPPAPLPEDAPPEVFSAGRAMQHMRSVAKEPHAAGSQALAEVHAYLVATLRGYGLEVDLQQLCEVQAHSMGAVENIVARIPGQPGGTPFVITTHYDSVHSGPGAADDGSGTVVMLEAARALRQGPPPRNDIVFVFTCDEERMQGGVRACVNHPWVKDAPVVLGFEARGVYGPALMFETSDGNGALIRALQESGADARTNSIMFEVHRRTPNSTDFAVLKGRGFTGYNVAFVGGLYYYHTMNDRPELVDPASIQQQGSYAMALARYFGNREEPVRREENAVYFNTVGAHVVSYPASWSLRIAVMAAFLFAAALMLGLALRVLTLRGLLLSIAAQIAAGLFIAAVTGLLVFVTYKVFYVYLLYNVTWYLFAFLTFAFGVSAFAYGWAGKRTAPENLHGGALLLWLAVLAGLEYGVPMASFFAAWPLLFGSLSLCFAVWLRACGVGRNVTLPVQVVGAAPLLLSLGPGLQMLHQIGAAFLLVPNTVLFFLALALLSPLLAVVMQARSRRVPLACCGTAALLMTIGWATNGFSPLAPKMTSLSYALDLEKGEAIWLSDDPAPDAWTGQFFAHAAAEPTADEARGWARRGAGLSAPAPIVPLEGPRLDVLGDELRGGGRVLTLRYTSPRKAPEAFFSVLPPTRVLAAECEGRPISERGRKGLHFHMRVMPWSGAVHFQLKVEPEAAVRIRIEEVSFEIPGVEALGYTPRPDWMVVKANTLEWWEGRWGGLSSGCTFVVDEFEIPARENASAP; encoded by the coding sequence ATGGAAACCGGCCAGCAGTCCGCCGTCCAACCCCTGGTCCCGCCGGGCCCGATATCGCACGGGGTCCGTGGCGCCGTTCGGGGCGCCCTGCTGTTCTTCGCCGCCGGGCTTGGCGTCTTGTCGTGGTGGCTGGCGCAGCCGCCCGCGCCGCTCCCGGAAGACGCGCCTCCGGAGGTGTTTTCCGCGGGCCGGGCAATGCAGCACATGCGAAGTGTCGCGAAAGAACCGCACGCGGCGGGCAGCCAGGCCTTGGCGGAGGTCCATGCCTATCTCGTGGCCACCCTGCGCGGCTACGGACTGGAAGTGGACCTGCAACAGCTCTGCGAGGTTCAGGCTCACTCCATGGGCGCGGTTGAAAACATCGTGGCGCGCATTCCCGGCCAGCCCGGCGGCACCCCGTTCGTCATTACCACTCACTACGATTCGGTGCATTCGGGGCCGGGCGCGGCCGACGACGGATCGGGCACGGTAGTCATGCTTGAAGCCGCCCGCGCGCTGAGACAGGGGCCGCCGCCGCGCAACGATATTGTGTTCGTTTTCACCTGCGACGAGGAACGGATGCAGGGCGGGGTGCGCGCCTGCGTGAACCATCCGTGGGTCAAGGACGCTCCAGTAGTGCTCGGGTTCGAGGCCCGCGGCGTTTATGGCCCCGCCCTGATGTTCGAGACGAGCGACGGTAACGGGGCTTTGATTCGCGCGTTGCAGGAGTCTGGCGCCGACGCCCGCACCAATTCCATCATGTTCGAGGTCCACCGGCGCACGCCTAACAGCACCGATTTCGCGGTGCTGAAAGGGCGGGGTTTCACCGGCTACAATGTGGCGTTCGTAGGCGGACTCTATTACTACCACACGATGAACGACCGCCCCGAACTGGTCGACCCGGCCAGCATTCAACAGCAGGGCTCGTATGCCATGGCCCTCGCGCGCTACTTCGGAAATCGCGAGGAACCCGTGCGCCGCGAAGAGAATGCCGTGTACTTCAACACGGTCGGGGCGCACGTCGTGTCCTATCCGGCATCCTGGAGTCTGCGCATCGCCGTCATGGCGGCGTTCTTGTTTGCCGCTGCGCTGATGCTGGGTTTGGCGCTGCGTGTCCTGACGTTGCGAGGTCTGCTGCTCAGCATCGCCGCGCAGATCGCCGCGGGCCTGTTCATCGCCGCGGTCACGGGGCTGCTGGTATTTGTCACGTACAAGGTGTTTTACGTCTATCTCCTCTATAACGTCACCTGGTACCTGTTCGCGTTCCTGACGTTCGCGTTCGGCGTATCTGCGTTCGCGTACGGTTGGGCGGGCAAACGGACCGCGCCTGAAAATCTGCACGGCGGCGCGTTGCTCCTGTGGCTTGCAGTGCTCGCCGGGCTCGAATACGGCGTGCCCATGGCGAGTTTTTTCGCCGCGTGGCCGCTGCTGTTTGGCTCGTTGAGCCTGTGTTTCGCGGTCTGGCTTCGTGCGTGCGGCGTCGGGCGCAACGTCACTCTGCCGGTCCAGGTGGTCGGCGCTGCGCCCTTGCTGTTGTCCCTGGGACCAGGCTTGCAGATGCTGCACCAGATCGGCGCGGCGTTTCTGCTGGTCCCGAATACCGTGCTTTTCTTCTTGGCTTTGGCGCTGTTGTCGCCGTTGCTGGCGGTCGTGATGCAAGCGCGGTCAAGGCGCGTACCGCTTGCATGCTGCGGAACGGCGGCGCTTCTGATGACCATTGGATGGGCAACGAACGGATTCAGCCCGCTCGCACCGAAGATGACAAGCCTGTCCTACGCTCTCGACCTCGAGAAAGGGGAAGCTATCTGGCTCAGCGACGACCCTGCGCCGGACGCGTGGACCGGGCAGTTCTTCGCCCACGCCGCCGCAGAGCCCACGGCGGATGAGGCCCGAGGATGGGCCCGTCGCGGCGCGGGTCTGAGCGCGCCTGCGCCAATCGTGCCTCTGGAAGGGCCGCGTCTGGACGTGCTCGGCGACGAACTGCGCGGCGGCGGCCGCGTGTTGACGCTGCGCTATACCTCGCCACGGAAGGCGCCGGAAGCGTTCTTTTCCGTTCTGCCGCCCACGCGCGTGCTGGCCGCCGAATGCGAAGGTCGGCCCATATCCGAGCGCGGGAGAAAAGGCCTGCATTTCCACATGCGCGTCATGCCGTGGTCCGGCGCGGTTCATTTCCAGCTCAAAGTGGAGCCGGAAGCGGCGGTCCGCATCCGTATCGAGGAAGTGTCATTCGAGATTCCCGGCGTGGAAGCACTCGGCTACACGCCGCGGCCCGACTGGATGGTGGTGAAGGCCAACACCCTCGAATGGTGGGAAGGGCGCTGGGGCGGCCTCTCCAGCGGATGCACCTTTGTCGTGGACGAATTTGAAATCCCCGCCCGGGAGAACGCGTCTGCTCCCTGA